From Nicotiana tabacum cultivar K326 chromosome 22, ASM71507v2, whole genome shotgun sequence, one genomic window encodes:
- the LOC107780567 gene encoding protein CDI, whose protein sequence is MSTEVKDVHSNGNGNVNSQSNPNSKPFKIFIGYDPSEDVAYEVCKYSLLKRSSIPIEIIPIKQSELRQKGLYWRERGKLESTEFSFSRFLTPHLANYEGWAMFVDCDFLYLGDIKELRDMVDDKYAVMCVHHDYAPKETTKMDGAVQTVYPRKNWSSMVLYNCGHPKNKLLTPEIVNTESGAFLHRFMWLEDNEIGKVPFVWNFLVGHNKVVEGDPNTFPKSIHYTLGGPWFEAWKDCEFGDLWIKELEEYKKVD, encoded by the coding sequence ATGTCGACAGAGGTCAAAGATGTGCATTCTAATGGAAATGGAAATGTTAATTCACAAAGTAACCCAAATTCAAAGCCATTCAAGATTTTCATAGGCTATGATCCCAGTGAAGATGTTGCATATGAGGTCTGTAAATATTCCCTTTTGAAAAGATCTTCAATCCCAATTGAAATCATACCCATTAAACAATCAGAGTTAAGGCAAAAAGGGTTATACTGGCGTGAAAGAGGGAAATTAGAAAGCACTGAGTTTTCATTTTCCCGTTTCTTGACACCCCATTTGGCTAATTATGAGGGGTGGGCTATGTTTGTTGATTGTGATTTCTTGTACTTAGGTGATATTAAAGAATTAAGGGATATGGTTGATGATAAATATGCTGTAATGTGTGTACATCATGATTATGCACcaaaagaaacaacaaaaatgGATGGGGCAGTGCAAACTGTATACCCTAGAAAGAATTGGTCATCAATGGTTCTTTATAATTGTGGGCATCCTAAGAATAAGTTGTTGACACCTGAAATAGTGAATACTGAATCTGGAGCATTTCTTCATAGGTTCATGTGGTTAGAAGATAATGAGATCGGGAAAGTTCCGTTCGTTTGGAACTTCCTTGTGGGGCACAATAAGGTTGTCGAGGGTGATCCGAATACATTTCCTAAGTCAATTCATTATACACTTGGTGGACCTTGGTTTGAGGcttggaaagattgtgaattcGGAGATTTGTGGATAAAGGAGCTCGAGGAGTACAAGAAGGTGGATTAA
- the LOC107780568 gene encoding katanin p60 ATPase-containing subunit A1-like, with amino-acid sequence MVGGALAGLQDHVKLAREYAVEGLYDTSVIFFDGAIAQINKHLNTLDDPLIRSKWMNVKKAISEETEVVKQLDAEKRAFKEVPMGGRRPNSPPISTKSSSFVFQPLDEYPTSSGAPMDDPDVWRPPSRDTTRRSARAGPGGMRKGPQDGAWARGSTKTGTTGRGGRTTGSTKATSGVRSSTTGKKGPGKSTKADSTDGDAEEGKSKKGQYEGPDADLAAMLERDVLDSTPGVRWDDVAGLSEAKRLLEEAVVLPLWMPDYFQGIRRPWKGVLMFGPPGTGKTLLAKAVATECGTTFFNVSSATLASKWRGESERMVRCLFDLARAYAPSTIFIDEIDSLCNARGGSGEHESSRRVKSELLVQVDGVSNSSTNEDGTRKIVMVLAATNFPWDIDEALRRRLEKRIYIPLPSFESRKELIRINLKSIEVAPDVDIEEVARKTEGYSGDDLTNVCRDASMNGMRRMIAGKTREEIKNMSKDEIAKDPVAMCDFLEAISKVQPSVSAADIEKHEKWFSEFGSA; translated from the exons ATGGTGGGAGGAGCATTGGCAGGGTTACAAGATCATGTGAAATTGGCAAGAGAATATGCAGTTGAAGGCCTTTATGACACTTCCGTCATCTTCTTCGATGGCGCTATTGCTCAGATCAACAA GCACTTAAACACACTTGATGACCCTTTGATTCGTTCAAAATGGATGAATGTAAAGAAAGCAATTTCCGAAGAAACAGAGGTAGTGAAACAATTGGATGCCGAGAAAAGGGCTTTTAAGGAGGTTCCTATGGGTGGTAGACGTCCTAATTCACCTCCGATTTCGACCAAGTCATCTTCTTTTGTCTTTCAACCGCTTGATGAGTACCCCACCTCATCCGGTGCTCCAATGGATGACCCCGATGTTTGGAGACCACCAAGCCGAGACACAACAAGAAGATCTGCAAGAGCCGGTCCAGGGGGTATGAGGAAGGGCCCACAAGATGGAGCCTGGGCTCGTGGATCTACAAAGACTGGAACCACAGGCCGTGGGGGAAGGACCACTGGCTCTACTAAGGCTACATCTGGGGTTCGATCTTCAACTACTGGGAAAAAAGGACCTGGAAAATCCACAAAAGCTGACTCTACG GATGGTGATGCTGAAGAAGGGAAGAGTAAAAAAGGTCAGTACGAGGGGCCTGATGCGGACCTGGCTGCTATGCTTGAGAGGGATGTCTTGGATTCCACCCCTGGTGTGAGATGGGACGATGTTGCTGGGTTAAGTGAAGCCAAAAGACTTTTGGAGGAAGCAGTTGTTCTCCCATTATGGATGCCAGATTATTTCCAG GGAATCAGGAGACCATGGAAGGGTGTTCTTATGTTTGGGCCTCCTGGAACGGGGAAGACACTTTTGGCTAAGGCTGTTGCTACAGAGTGTGGGACGACATTTTTCAATGTTTCTTCTGCCACTTTGGCTTCAAAATGGCGCGGGGAGAGTGAACGCATGGTGCGGTGCTTGTTTGATCTTGCTCGCGCTTATGCTCCTAGTACAATTTTCATTGATGAGATTGATTCTCTTTGTAATGCCCGAGG GGGTTCAGGAGAGCATGAATCATCCCGAAGGGTGAAGTCTGAACTTCTTGTTCAGGTAGATGGTGTAAGCAACTCTTCCACTAATGAAGATGGCACTCGGAAGATTGTGATGGTTTTAGCAGCTACAAACTTTCCATGGGACATAGATGAGGCATTAAG GAGACGTTTGGAAAAACGTATATATATTCCCCTACCTAGCTTTGAGAGTCGGAAGGAGCTTATACGGATCAATTTGAAAAGTATTGAG GTAGCTCCAGATGTGGACATAGAGGAAGTGGCTCGTAAAACAGAGGGATATAGTGGAGATGACCTCACAAATGTCTGCCGAGATGCTTCTATGAATGGCATGAGACGAATGATAGCTGGGAAGACCCGCGAGGAGATTAAGAACATGTCTAAGGATGAGATTGCTAAGGATCCTGTTGCAATGTGCGACTTTTTAGAAGCCATTAGCAAAGTTCAACCAAGTGTCTCAGCTGCTGACATTGAAAAACATGAGAAATGGTTTTCGGAATTTGGATCAGCTTAA